A genomic stretch from Hemicordylus capensis ecotype Gifberg chromosome 1, rHemCap1.1.pri, whole genome shotgun sequence includes:
- the MRPL19 gene encoding 39S ribosomal protein L19, mitochondrial isoform X2, which produces MAVACRRLWELPGVPRRWFSLSVGCLNSKDGEPAKFKPPPKPVIVDESKHHVAEKRFLSPEFIPRQQRIDPLMFYVERRDMVQRRKVINIPEFYVGSILAVTTADPYANGKSSTFVGLCILRSGRGLGATFTLRNIIEGQGVEMRYDLYNPLIHEIKVLKLERRLDDHLTYLRDALPEYSTVDVDMKPVSPSVNDEVPVNKMKVKMKPRPWSQHWEHPQFCIQGIDFDLYLNERDKKRVEKWKMPWEEFDMMKEYDTSKIKEEIWEEINEELKK; this is translated from the exons ATGGCTGTCGCTTGCCGAAGGCTTTGGGAGCTGCCTGGGGTGCCCCGTA GATGGTTTTCTCTCTCTGTTGGATGCCTGAATTCTAAAGATGGAGAACCAGCAAAATTCAAGCCACCTCCAAAGCCAGTCATTGTTGATGAATCAAAGCATCATGTAGCGGAGAAACG ATTCTTGAGTCCAGAATTCATCCCTCGCCAGCAAAGAATAGATCCTCTAATGTTCTACGTTGAAAGAAGAGATATGGTGCAGAGGAGAAAAGTAATTAATATTCCAGAATTTTACGTTG GAAGCATACTTGCTGTGACCACTGCAGATCCTTATGCCAACGGAAAGAGCAGCACTTTCGTAGGACTTTGTATCCTGCGATCAGGAAGAGGACTTGGTGCAACCTTCACACTTCGGAACATAATAGAAGGACAAG GTGTCGAAATGCGCTATGACTTGTATAATCCTCTAATCCATGAGATCAAGGTTCTAAAGCTGGAGAGGAGATTGGATGATCACCTGACGTATTTACGAGATGCCCTTCCAGAATACAGCACTGTTGATGTCGACATGAAGCCTGTATCACCTTCAGTTAATGATGAAGTTCCTGTCAACAAG ATGAAGGTCAAAATGAAACCTAGACCCTGGTCACAACACTGGGAACATCCACAATTCTGTATCCAGGGCATCGACTTTGACTTGTATCTTAATGaaagagacaaaaagagagtGGAAAAATGGAAGATGCCTTGGGAAGAATTTGATATGATGAAAGAGTATGATACATCAAAAATTAAAGAGGAAATCTGGGAAGAAATTAATGAAGAGCTAAAGAAATAA
- the MRPL19 gene encoding 39S ribosomal protein L19, mitochondrial isoform X1, whose protein sequence is MAFAKHPKTLKWSLAGHKLEQVKTFKYLGVVFQASTKCQAHLQYVTQNARKSALAIQSYFHQDGAQFVPAALKLFTAKTCSKLLYGSQLGPYTNCTPLEIVQTKFLRSFLQIPRCVPNVILRMETGMPKMEARMWFSILSFWLRLSFFSTGLAHLIFIDKFNSSWKQSISCQISLYGFSLDGLLEMGFCHARLILKERIYDMEMQTDRSLISKEVFLGLQMYNTKPANYLGKITITKYCRMFTLARFNVLPSAELEGKFRGIPKEQRLCPCGSGEQESIFHILLCCLFYRDLRTCYISSLLTDFPGHTDAFYVNYLLSDQKEEVTFKVAKFCEAAKKARQQMVNQIMLTGNC, encoded by the coding sequence atggcctttgctaaacacccaaagaccttgaaatggtctttggctggacataaactagaacaggttaagacctttaaatatctaggggttgttttccaggcctctacgaaatgccaagcacatctgcaatatgttacccaaaatgcacgtaaatcggcattggccattcaatcatatttccaccaagatggggctcaatttgtaccagccgcccttaagttatttacagctaaaaCCTGCTCGAAGTTGCTTTATGGGTCGcagttgggcccgtatactaactgcactccactagagatagttcagacaaagtttctgagatcttttctacagatccctagatgtgttcccaatgtaatattgaggatggaaactggcatgcctaagatggaagcccggatgtggttttccattctcagcttctggttgagattgtctttcttttctacaggccttgctcacttaatttttattgataaatttaattctagctggaagcagtcaatatcttgccaaataagtttatatggctttagcctggatggtctattagaaatgggtttttgtcacgcgagactgatattaaaggagcggatctatgatatggaaatgcagactgatcgatctttaatctctaaagaagttttcctaggtttacaaatgtataatactaaacctgcgaattacctgggtaagattactatcactaaatattgcaggatgtttacattggccagatttaatgtgctaccttcagctgaattagaaggtaaatttagagggatcccaaaagaacagagactatgtccttgtggctctggagaacaggagtctatcttccaTATCTTACTCTgctgtcttttttatagggacttacgaacttgttatatttcctccttactgactgatttcccagggcatacagatgcattttacgtcaactatctgctctcagatcagaaggaggaagtaacatttaaagttgctaagttctgtgaggcagctaagaaggctagacaacagatggtaaatcagattatgctaacgggaaattgctga
- the MRPL19 gene encoding 39S ribosomal protein L19, mitochondrial isoform X3 — protein MAVACRRLWELPGVPRRWFSLSVGCLNSKDGEPAKFKPPPKPVIVDESKHHVAEKRFLSPEFIPRQQRIDPLMFYVERRDMVQRRKVINIPEFYVGIQDVQRAIHLLQAHGFIINLQKTHLCPSQSLLHLGALFNTSLSSVPLPLEHRVKIASIISPLLGKSSVDLKLLAQILGSMIACLECTPWARWHSCILQWHLLPFQDIISSLARTRGYVFHSSSTSPFAGGCPRQCSRSSSDTPFSHQI, from the exons ATGGCTGTCGCTTGCCGAAGGCTTTGGGAGCTGCCTGGGGTGCCCCGTA GATGGTTTTCTCTCTCTGTTGGATGCCTGAATTCTAAAGATGGAGAACCAGCAAAATTCAAGCCACCTCCAAAGCCAGTCATTGTTGATGAATCAAAGCATCATGTAGCGGAGAAACG ATTCTTGAGTCCAGAATTCATCCCTCGCCAGCAAAGAATAGATCCTCTAATGTTCTACGTTGAAAGAAGAGATATGGTGCAGAGGAGAAAAGTAATTAATATTCCAGAATTTTACGTTG GCATCCAGGATGTCCAGAGAGCCATACACCTACTACAGGCCCATGGGTTCATCATCAACCTTCAGAAGACCCACCTCTGCCCATCTCAGTCTCTTCTACACCTGGGAGCCCTCTTCAATACCTCTCTGAGCTCTGTCCCCCTGCCCCTAGAACACAGGGTGAAGATTGCATCCATCATATCCCCTCTGCTAGGGAAGTCCTCAGTGGATCTCAAGCTCCTGGCCCAAATCCTGGGCTCCATGATTGCCTGCCTGGAATGCACCCCTTGGGCCAGATGGCACTCCTGCATTCTTCAATGGCACCTACTTCCCTTCCAAGACATCATCTCATCTCTTGCACGCACAAGGGGTTACGTCTTCCACTCAAGCTCCACCTCTCCCTTTGCTGGTGGGTGTCCCCGGCAATGCAGCAGGTCTTCCTCTGACACCCCTTTCTCACATCAAATCTGA